From Rhodovastum atsumiense, a single genomic window includes:
- the ybaL gene encoding YbaL family putative K(+) efflux transporter produces the protein MEHQTPLIATIVTALVGAAALGVIAQRLRVSPIVGYLLAGLAIGPFTPGYVADLGLANELSELGIILLMFGVGLHFSLKDLISVGAIAVPGAVVQIACATVLGMGLSAWLGWSLAAGFIFGLALSVASTVVLLRALQEYRILDTGRGRIAVGWLIVEDIAMVLALVLLPTLPGLLAGEAPRTTGLAAWIAGALGSGTAGVVLITLGKVVLFAALMLVVGRRLIPALLHMIAHTGSRELFRLGVLAIALGIAFGAAALFGVSFALGAFFAGMVLSESELSHRAAQESLPLRDAFAVLFFVSVGMLFDPAILLNQPVPLLVTLGIIVLGKSLAAYAIVRLFGHPHGTALTISASLAQIGEFSFILAGLGVGIGLLPPEGRDLILAAAILSILINPLAFALAERRRVPEAPRLPEARTQAEPRRPATAPASALPPTPPTAPEIAPVGLRDHAAVIGYGRVGRLVCEAFARAGVDVVVVESEPDGAEAARAAGLRVIVGNAADARVLQALDLPTARVLCVTIPEAFEAGQAAEQARAIRADLLILARAHSDAEVEHLTSHGATHAIMGEREIARGMITAVLHRGAVTPLAVPPAAPAPVPAAAAIAS, from the coding sequence ATGGAACATCAGACCCCACTCATCGCGACCATCGTCACCGCCCTTGTCGGGGCTGCCGCACTTGGCGTGATCGCGCAGCGGCTGCGGGTGTCGCCGATCGTGGGCTACCTGCTGGCCGGGCTTGCCATCGGCCCGTTCACCCCGGGCTACGTCGCCGATCTCGGCCTCGCCAACGAACTGTCCGAACTCGGCATCATTCTGCTGATGTTCGGCGTCGGGCTGCATTTCTCGCTCAAGGACCTGATTTCGGTGGGCGCCATCGCCGTGCCCGGCGCGGTTGTGCAGATCGCCTGCGCAACGGTGCTGGGCATGGGGCTGTCGGCCTGGCTGGGCTGGTCGCTCGCCGCGGGCTTCATCTTCGGCCTCGCGCTCTCGGTCGCCAGCACCGTGGTGCTGCTGCGCGCGCTGCAGGAGTACCGCATCCTCGACACCGGGCGCGGCCGCATCGCCGTCGGCTGGCTGATCGTCGAGGATATCGCCATGGTGCTGGCGCTGGTGCTGCTGCCGACCCTGCCCGGCCTGCTCGCGGGCGAGGCGCCGCGCACCACCGGGCTGGCCGCCTGGATCGCCGGGGCCCTGGGCTCCGGCACCGCCGGCGTGGTGCTGATCACCCTGGGCAAGGTGGTGCTGTTCGCGGCGCTGATGCTGGTGGTCGGGCGCCGGCTGATCCCCGCTTTGCTGCACATGATCGCCCATACCGGCTCGCGCGAGCTGTTCCGGCTCGGCGTGCTGGCGATCGCGCTCGGCATCGCCTTCGGCGCGGCGGCGCTGTTCGGGGTCTCCTTCGCGCTCGGGGCCTTCTTCGCCGGCATGGTGCTGAGCGAGTCCGAGCTCAGCCATCGCGCCGCCCAGGAATCGTTGCCGCTGCGCGACGCCTTCGCGGTGCTGTTCTTCGTCTCGGTCGGCATGCTGTTCGACCCGGCCATCCTGCTCAACCAGCCGGTCCCGCTGCTGGTCACCCTCGGCATCATCGTGCTGGGCAAGTCGCTCGCGGCGTACGCCATCGTCCGCTTGTTCGGCCATCCGCACGGCACCGCCCTGACCATCTCGGCGAGCCTCGCGCAGATCGGCGAGTTCTCGTTCATCCTGGCCGGGCTCGGCGTCGGGATCGGATTGCTGCCGCCGGAAGGGCGCGACCTGATCCTGGCCGCGGCCATTCTCTCGATCCTGATCAACCCGCTGGCCTTCGCCCTGGCCGAACGCCGCCGCGTGCCGGAAGCCCCGCGCCTGCCCGAGGCGCGGACCCAGGCCGAGCCGCGACGCCCGGCCACGGCGCCGGCCAGTGCCCTGCCCCCGACGCCGCCCACCGCACCGGAGATCGCCCCGGTCGGCCTGCGCGACCATGCGGCGGTGATCGGCTACGGGCGCGTCGGCCGCCTGGTCTGCGAAGCCTTCGCCAGGGCCGGAGTCGACGTGGTGGTGGTGGAATCCGAACCGGACGGGGCCGAGGCCGCACGCGCCGCCGGCCTGCGGGTGATCGTGGGCAATGCCGCCGATGCGCGGGTGCTGCAGGCGCTCGACCTCCCCACCGCCCGCGTACTTTGCGTTACCATCCCCGAAGCCTTCGAAGCCGGCCAGGCGGCCGAGCAGGCCCGCGCCATCCGCGCCGACCTGCTCATCCTCGCCCGCGCCCATTCGGATGCCGAGGTCGAGCACCTGACCTCCCATGGCGCCACCCACGCCATCATGGGTGAGCGGGAGATCGCCCGCGGCATGATCACCGCCGTGCTCCACCGCGGCGCGGTCACTCCTCTGGCAGTTCCTCCGGCAGCGCCGGCACCAGTCCCGGCGGCAGCCGCGATCGCGTCGTAG
- a CDS encoding ComEC/Rec2 family competence protein: MQRVAIATARAWHEALGAARQRLASWAEAESGRFALWLPVLMLAGAVTFFSLRAEPPRWLAPALLAGGGALLWGGRRSLDARAAGAAALAAALGFGAAQFATWRAVPLADVPTRASMAEGTVQAVEPLPQGRRVTLEGVTLDGVAFPRTVRLRLRADDTGPVEAGDRLRVRALLLRPAAPAYPGGWDLQRDAFFSGLGAFGNALGPMVRLSRPGATGVSGRIEALREAINARLMAALPGSPGPIAVAMLTGSMSGITEADRLAFRDSGLFHLLSISGLHIATVVAIFFGVARLGLALSEWVALHWPIKQVAALAALAGAGFYTVLSGVQVPVLRCLAMAALVTLGLLVGRRALTLRGLGFAMALLVLAVPSQVMGPSFQMSFAAVLALIAGFEKLRPAFLRLRGEGSRGRRALAYVVGLMASSMLAGSASAPFAAYHFGQAQVYQVAANLIAVPLTEMVVMPLGVAGLFLMPFGAEALALVPMGWGLEAVLWVGRAVAAWPGATIRVPHMPSWGLALFAFGLVWMGLWRTRIWLAGGLAVALGLASPAFERPPDLLLSADGRMIGLRAEDGMFVQPWNGPRITQEAWQGLWQARLAGPLGCGLAPCWLRARPDGPAAVLVRGEPPATVCAAAVVVSLEPVRLGCRVPVVDRFSVWREGAHAIWLDPGGARVLSDRQYRGERIWMPRPTTRSRLPPGLVPALPEELPEE, translated from the coding sequence ATGCAACGAGTCGCCATCGCAACCGCGCGGGCCTGGCATGAGGCGCTTGGCGCGGCGCGGCAGCGCCTCGCGTCCTGGGCGGAGGCCGAGTCCGGGCGGTTCGCCCTGTGGCTGCCGGTGCTGATGCTCGCGGGGGCGGTGACGTTCTTCAGCCTGCGGGCCGAGCCGCCACGCTGGCTCGCCCCGGCGCTGCTGGCCGGTGGCGGCGCGCTGCTGTGGGGCGGGCGGCGGTCGCTGGATGCGCGCGCAGCGGGGGCCGCGGCCCTGGCCGCTGCCCTCGGCTTCGGCGCCGCGCAGTTCGCCACCTGGCGGGCCGTGCCGCTCGCCGACGTGCCGACCCGTGCCAGCATGGCCGAAGGCACCGTCCAGGCGGTCGAGCCGCTGCCGCAGGGCCGGCGGGTGACCCTGGAGGGGGTGACCCTCGATGGTGTGGCGTTCCCACGAACCGTCCGTCTGCGTTTGCGCGCCGATGATACCGGGCCGGTCGAGGCGGGGGACCGCCTGCGCGTACGGGCGCTGCTCCTGCGCCCGGCCGCTCCCGCCTATCCCGGGGGCTGGGACCTGCAGCGTGACGCTTTTTTCAGTGGCCTCGGTGCCTTTGGCAACGCCCTTGGGCCGATGGTGCGGCTCTCCCGCCCGGGCGCCACCGGTGTGTCGGGCCGCATCGAAGCCTTGCGCGAGGCGATCAACGCCCGCCTGATGGCCGCCTTGCCCGGCAGCCCCGGTCCGATCGCGGTTGCCATGCTGACCGGCAGCATGAGCGGTATCACCGAGGCGGATCGCCTCGCCTTCCGTGATTCCGGGCTGTTCCATCTCCTGTCGATCTCGGGCCTGCACATCGCCACCGTGGTGGCGATTTTCTTCGGTGTGGCGCGGCTTGGCCTGGCGCTGTCGGAATGGGTGGCGCTGCACTGGCCGATCAAGCAGGTGGCGGCGCTGGCCGCGCTCGCGGGGGCCGGTTTCTACACCGTGCTGAGCGGCGTGCAGGTGCCGGTGCTGCGCTGCCTTGCCATGGCGGCCCTGGTCACGCTGGGCCTGCTGGTCGGGCGCCGCGCGCTCACGTTGCGGGGGCTCGGCTTCGCCATGGCGCTGCTGGTGCTCGCCGTGCCCAGCCAGGTCATGGGGCCTTCCTTCCAGATGAGCTTCGCCGCGGTGCTGGCGCTGATCGCGGGCTTCGAGAAGCTGCGGCCGGCCTTCCTGCGGCTGCGCGGCGAAGGCAGCCGGGGCCGCCGCGCCCTGGCCTATGTCGTCGGGCTGATGGCCAGTTCGATGCTGGCGGGATCGGCCTCGGCACCGTTCGCCGCCTACCATTTCGGACAGGCGCAGGTGTACCAGGTGGCGGCGAACCTGATCGCGGTGCCGCTGACCGAGATGGTGGTGATGCCGCTGGGGGTGGCCGGCCTGTTCCTGATGCCCTTCGGCGCCGAGGCACTGGCGCTGGTGCCGATGGGCTGGGGGCTGGAGGCGGTGCTGTGGGTGGGGCGCGCCGTGGCCGCCTGGCCGGGGGCCACCATCCGCGTGCCGCACATGCCGTCCTGGGGGCTCGCGCTGTTTGCCTTCGGCCTGGTCTGGATGGGGCTGTGGCGGACGCGGATCTGGCTGGCGGGGGGGCTGGCGGTGGCGCTCGGCCTTGCCTCCCCGGCCTTCGAGCGCCCGCCGGACCTGCTGCTTTCGGCCGACGGGCGGATGATCGGGCTGCGTGCCGAGGACGGCATGTTCGTGCAGCCGTGGAATGGCCCGCGCATCACCCAGGAGGCATGGCAGGGGCTGTGGCAGGCGCGGCTGGCCGGGCCGCTCGGCTGCGGGCTGGCCCCCTGCTGGCTGCGGGCCCGGCCGGACGGGCCCGCAGCCGTGCTGGTGCGTGGCGAACCGCCGGCGACGGTCTGCGCCGCCGCCGTGGTGGTCTCGCTCGAACCGGTGCGGCTCGGCTGCCGTGTCCCGGTGGTGGACCGCTTCTCCGTCTGGCGCGAGGGCGCCCACGCCATCTGGCTCGATCCGGGCGGCGCGCGCGTGCTCTCGGACCGGCAGTACCGGGGCGAGCGGATCTGGATGCCGCGGCCTACGACGCGATCGCGGCTGCCGCCGGGACTGGTGCCGGCGCTGCCGGAGGAACTGCCAGAGGAGTGA
- the gltX gene encoding glutamate--tRNA ligase produces the protein MTVRTRFAPSPTGLLHIGGARTALFNYLYARHHGGTFLLRIEDTDRERSTQQAVDVILEGLAWLGLEADEPPVFQSTRQARHAEVAQELLAKGRAYRCYLTAAELEAMREQAKAEGRGRIVSPWRDRDPAEAPPGAPFAIRLRAPREGETVVHDLVQGEVRVANAELDDMIILRSDGTPTYQHAVVVDDHDMGITHVIRGDDHLTNTFRQAQIYDAMGWERPRFGHVPLIHGADGAKLSKRHGAQSVTEFREMGYLPEALCNYLLRLGWGHGDVEIVSREDAIRLFDIDGVGRAASRMDYAKLQHVNGVWIRAAADERLTAEVLRLLARRTDLALGTDAAHRVAALMPHLKERARTLVELADAAAFLARPLPLPLEPKAAALLSAENRLMLREVGAALADTDFSTAAIDAALRAYAERSGRKLGAVAQPLRAALTGSTVSPGIDAVLTALGREEALARIAAAAA, from the coding sequence ATGACCGTCCGTACCCGCTTCGCCCCCTCGCCCACCGGCCTGCTGCACATCGGTGGTGCCCGCACCGCGCTGTTCAACTATCTGTACGCACGTCACCATGGCGGCACCTTCCTGCTGCGCATCGAGGACACCGACCGCGAGCGCAGCACGCAGCAGGCGGTCGACGTGATCCTCGAAGGTCTGGCCTGGCTCGGCCTGGAGGCCGACGAGCCGCCGGTGTTCCAGTCCACCCGGCAGGCGCGCCACGCCGAGGTCGCGCAGGAATTGCTGGCGAAGGGCCGGGCCTATCGCTGCTATCTCACCGCCGCCGAGCTGGAAGCCATGCGCGAGCAGGCCAAGGCCGAGGGCCGCGGCCGCATCGTCAGCCCCTGGCGTGACCGCGACCCCGCCGAGGCCCCGCCGGGCGCCCCCTTCGCCATCCGCCTGCGCGCGCCCCGCGAAGGCGAGACCGTGGTGCACGACCTGGTGCAGGGCGAGGTGCGGGTCGCCAATGCCGAGCTCGATGACATGATCATCCTGCGCAGCGACGGCACGCCGACCTACCAGCACGCGGTGGTGGTGGACGACCATGACATGGGCATCACCCATGTCATCCGCGGCGACGACCACCTGACCAACACCTTCCGCCAGGCGCAGATCTATGACGCGATGGGCTGGGAGCGGCCGCGCTTCGGCCATGTACCGCTGATCCACGGCGCCGATGGCGCCAAGCTGTCGAAGCGGCACGGCGCGCAGTCGGTCACCGAATTCCGCGAGATGGGCTACCTGCCGGAAGCGCTGTGCAACTACCTGCTGCGGCTCGGCTGGGGGCATGGCGACGTGGAGATCGTCTCCCGCGAGGACGCCATCCGGCTGTTCGACATCGACGGCGTCGGCCGCGCGGCGAGCCGGATGGACTATGCCAAGCTGCAGCATGTGAACGGGGTCTGGATCCGCGCCGCGGCGGATGAGCGGCTGACCGCCGAGGTGCTGCGGCTGCTCGCCCGGCGCACCGACCTCGCGCTGGGCACCGATGCCGCGCACCGGGTTGCCGCCCTGATGCCGCATCTGAAGGAACGGGCGCGCACGTTGGTCGAGCTGGCCGATGCCGCCGCCTTCCTCGCCCGCCCCTTGCCGCTGCCGCTGGAGCCGAAGGCGGCCGCCCTGCTCTCGGCCGAGAACCGCCTGATGCTGCGCGAGGTCGGCGCCGCCCTCGCCGACACCGATTTCTCAACCGCCGCGATCGACGCGGCGCTGCGCGCCTATGCCGAGCGCAGCGGGCGCAAGCTCGGCGCGGTGGCGCAGCCGCTGCGCGCGGCACTGACCGGCAGCACCGTCAGCCCGGGGATCGACGCGGTGCTGACCGCCCTCGGCCGCGAGGAAGCGCTGGCGCGGATCGCCGCCGCCGCGGCCTGA
- a CDS encoding aspartate carbamoyltransferase catalytic subunit — MLPPIPHLLQIEGLHPPQIGAMLDLAESYVLLNRSGKTQRDLLRGRTLINLFFEDSTRTRTSFELAGKRLGADVINMSVSTSSVNKGETLLDTAATLNAMHCDLLVVRHDQSGAPALLAQKVDAAVINAGDGTHEHPTQALLDALTIRRRKGRLESLTVAICGDVLHSRVARSNIHLLTTMGSRVRLIGPPTLLPAEVERLGVTVFHDMKAGLDGADIVMMLRLQRERMARGLVPSAREYFRFWGIDAAKLAWAKPDALVMHPGPMNRGVEIDSEVADDPHRSVIKEQVEMGVAVRMAVLDTLSRRAARND; from the coding sequence TTGCTTCCCCCCATCCCCCACCTGCTGCAAATCGAGGGCCTGCATCCGCCCCAGATCGGCGCCATGCTGGATCTCGCCGAGAGCTACGTGCTGCTCAACCGCTCCGGCAAGACCCAGCGGGACCTGCTGCGTGGCCGCACCCTGATCAACCTGTTCTTCGAGGATTCGACGCGCACGCGCACGAGCTTCGAACTGGCCGGGAAGCGACTCGGCGCCGACGTGATCAACATGTCGGTCTCGACCAGCAGCGTGAACAAGGGCGAGACGCTGCTGGACACCGCCGCCACGCTGAACGCCATGCATTGCGACCTGCTGGTGGTGCGCCACGACCAGTCCGGCGCGCCGGCGCTGCTGGCGCAGAAGGTGGACGCCGCGGTCATCAATGCCGGCGACGGCACGCACGAGCACCCGACCCAGGCGCTGCTGGACGCGCTGACCATCCGCCGGCGCAAGGGGCGGCTGGAAAGCCTGACCGTCGCCATCTGCGGCGACGTGCTGCACAGCCGGGTGGCGCGGTCGAACATCCACCTGCTCACCACCATGGGCAGCCGGGTACGGCTGATCGGCCCGCCGACGCTGCTGCCGGCCGAGGTCGAGCGACTCGGCGTGACCGTCTTCCACGACATGAAGGCGGGGCTGGATGGCGCCGACATCGTCATGATGCTGCGCCTGCAGCGCGAGCGCATGGCGCGCGGCCTGGTGCCGAGCGCGCGCGAGTATTTCCGCTTCTGGGGCATCGACGCCGCCAAGCTCGCCTGGGCCAAGCCGGACGCGCTGGTCATGCATCCCGGCCCGATGAACCGGGGCGTGGAAATCGACAGCGAGGTCGCCGACGACCCGCACCGCAGCGTCATCAAGGAACAGGTGGAAATGGGGGTCGCCGTCCGCATGGCGGTGCTGGACACCCTCTCCCGCCGGGCGGCACGCAATGACTGA
- a CDS encoding dihydroorotase: MTDTLITGVRLLDPAAGLDQAGELLIRDGLIADLGTGLGRPDGVTVIEGDGAVLCPGLVDMRAALGEPGFEYRETIASAAEAAAAGGITTLAALPDTQPAIDDPALVHLLLARGAATGSLTILPYGAVTKGCRGEEMAELGLLHEAGAIAFTDGARAIGGARQMALALTYARGFGAMIVQHPEEPSLAAGGAATRGELATRLGLPAIPAEAEAIMVARDIRLARMTGGAVHFAHVSTAEALALIRRAKDEGLRVTCDTAPPYFDLNEGAIGNFRSYAKLSPPLRAEADRRAVVAALADGTIDAIASDHQPRDADDKRLPFAQASAGGAGLVTLLAVTLAQVHGGALGLAEAVALLTVGPARLLGVGAGTLAKGAAADLCLFHPEHVWRVQAGALPGKAQNTPFDNRALEGQVIGTWKAGRRVFGATA; the protein is encoded by the coding sequence ATGACTGACACGCTCATCACCGGCGTCCGCCTGCTCGATCCCGCTGCCGGGCTCGACCAGGCCGGCGAATTGCTGATCCGCGACGGGCTGATCGCCGATCTCGGCACCGGGCTCGGCCGGCCCGACGGCGTCACCGTGATCGAGGGCGACGGGGCGGTGCTCTGCCCCGGCCTGGTCGACATGCGCGCCGCCCTCGGCGAGCCGGGCTTCGAATACCGCGAGACCATCGCCTCGGCCGCCGAGGCGGCGGCGGCGGGCGGCATCACCACGCTCGCGGCCCTGCCCGACACCCAGCCGGCGATCGACGACCCGGCGCTGGTCCATCTGCTGCTGGCCCGCGGCGCCGCCACCGGCAGCCTGACCATCCTGCCCTACGGGGCCGTGACCAAGGGCTGTCGCGGCGAGGAAATGGCCGAGCTCGGCCTGCTGCACGAGGCCGGGGCGATCGCCTTCACCGACGGCGCCCGCGCCATCGGCGGCGCCCGGCAGATGGCGCTGGCGCTGACCTACGCGCGCGGCTTCGGCGCGATGATCGTGCAGCACCCGGAAGAGCCCTCGCTCGCCGCCGGCGGCGCCGCCACGCGCGGGGAACTGGCGACCCGGCTCGGCCTGCCGGCGATCCCGGCCGAGGCCGAGGCGATCATGGTGGCGCGCGACATCCGGCTTGCGCGCATGACCGGGGGCGCGGTGCATTTCGCCCATGTCTCGACCGCCGAGGCGCTGGCGCTGATCCGCCGGGCCAAGGACGAGGGGCTGCGCGTCACCTGCGATACCGCCCCGCCCTATTTCGACCTGAACGAAGGGGCGATCGGCAATTTCCGCAGCTATGCCAAGCTCTCGCCGCCGCTGCGGGCGGAGGCCGACCGGCGGGCAGTGGTGGCGGCGTTGGCCGATGGCACCATCGACGCGATCGCCTCCGACCACCAGCCGCGCGACGCCGACGACAAGCGCCTGCCCTTCGCCCAGGCCTCCGCCGGCGGCGCGGGGCTGGTGACGCTGCTGGCGGTGACGCTGGCCCAGGTGCATGGCGGGGCGCTGGGGCTCGCCGAGGCGGTCGCGCTGCTCACCGTCGGGCCGGCGCGCCTGCTCGGGGTCGGCGCCGGCACGCTGGCCAAGGGCGCGGCGGCGGATCTCTGCCTGTTCCATCCCGAGCATGTCTGGCGGGTCCAGGCCGGCGCCCTGCCCGGCAAGGCGCAGAACACGCCCTTCGACAACCGCGCGCTGGAAGGGCAGGTGATCGGAACCTGGAAAGCGGGACGCCGCGTGTTCGGAGCCACCGCGTGA
- the plsY gene encoding glycerol-3-phosphate 1-O-acyltransferase PlsY, translating into MLLPVAALGYLLGSIPFGLVLTSTAGLGDIRAIGSGNIGATNVLRTGRKGLAAATLALDAFKGAVAVLAGGALAGEAGILVAGLAAVLGHLFPVWLKFKGGKGVATGAGVLLAAAPVAGLGAVLVWAGTAFATRISSAGALAACAAAPVIGLLAGDPWPVELLVLASSGLIIARHHANIRRLLAGTEPRIGQGK; encoded by the coding sequence ATGCTCCTTCCCGTCGCGGCCCTGGGTTACCTGCTGGGGTCCATCCCGTTCGGCCTGGTGCTGACCAGCACAGCCGGGCTTGGCGACATCCGTGCCATCGGCTCGGGCAATATCGGCGCCACCAACGTGCTGCGTACCGGCCGCAAGGGCCTGGCCGCGGCGACGCTGGCGCTGGATGCCTTCAAAGGCGCCGTGGCCGTGCTGGCCGGGGGCGCGCTCGCCGGCGAGGCGGGGATCCTGGTCGCGGGGCTGGCCGCCGTGCTCGGGCACCTGTTCCCGGTCTGGCTGAAGTTCAAGGGCGGCAAGGGGGTCGCCACCGGCGCGGGCGTGCTGCTGGCCGCGGCGCCGGTAGCGGGGCTCGGGGCCGTGCTGGTCTGGGCCGGCACCGCCTTCGCCACCCGCATCTCCTCGGCCGGCGCGCTCGCCGCCTGCGCCGCCGCCCCGGTGATCGGCCTGCTCGCCGGCGACCCCTGGCCGGTCGAACTGCTGGTGCTCGCCAGTTCCGGCCTGATCATCGCCCGCCACCACGCCAATATCCGCCGCCTGCTCGCCGGCACCGAGCCGCGGATCGGCCAGGGCAAGTAG
- the dprA gene encoding DNA-processing protein DprA — protein MNEDLDRLRLARTEGVGPILYRRLLRRFGSAAAALEAVPGLARNGGRPTPPTVPSRAEAEREFDLAARARATLIFLGSPAYPPLLALLEDAPPVIAVQGHPTALTGRGIAIVGSRNASANGQRIAETMAEEMAREGLVVVSGLARGIDAAAHAGALRGGRTVACVAGGIDVPYPPEHAGLQARIAAGGAVVSEAPPGTAPLGRLFIRRNRVIAGLALGVVVVEAAQRSGALVTARRGLEAGREVFAVPGSPLDPRCRGANGLIRQGARLVETASDVLADLPCAPGEGLGLLPGFSCPDRLREPPPEPVATPPGDSAEVALARAQLADLLGPSPTSVDELIRRSHFSPAAVLGALLELEVAGRLQTFPGNMVALLAEPGH, from the coding sequence ATGAACGAAGACCTCGACCGTCTTCGTCTCGCGCGGACCGAAGGCGTTGGCCCCATCCTCTATCGCCGGCTGCTGCGCCGCTTCGGCAGCGCGGCAGCGGCGCTCGAGGCCGTGCCGGGGCTCGCCCGCAACGGCGGGCGCCCCACCCCGCCCACCGTGCCCAGCCGCGCCGAGGCCGAGCGTGAGTTCGACCTGGCCGCCCGCGCCCGCGCCACCCTGATCTTCCTCGGCAGCCCCGCCTATCCGCCGCTGCTGGCCCTGCTGGAGGACGCCCCGCCGGTGATCGCCGTGCAGGGCCATCCGACCGCCCTGACCGGCCGTGGGATCGCCATCGTCGGCAGCCGCAACGCCTCGGCGAACGGCCAGCGCATCGCCGAGACCATGGCCGAGGAGATGGCCCGGGAGGGGCTGGTGGTGGTCTCCGGCCTCGCCCGTGGCATCGACGCCGCCGCGCATGCGGGGGCGCTGCGTGGCGGGCGGACGGTGGCCTGCGTCGCCGGGGGCATCGACGTCCCCTACCCGCCCGAGCATGCCGGGCTGCAGGCCCGCATCGCCGCCGGCGGCGCCGTGGTCAGCGAGGCTCCCCCCGGCACCGCCCCGCTGGGGCGGCTGTTCATCCGCCGCAACCGCGTCATCGCCGGCCTGGCCCTCGGGGTCGTGGTGGTGGAGGCCGCGCAGCGCTCCGGCGCCCTGGTGACGGCGCGCCGCGGGCTGGAGGCCGGGCGGGAGGTGTTCGCCGTGCCGGGCTCGCCGCTCGACCCGCGCTGCCGTGGCGCCAACGGCCTGATCCGCCAGGGGGCCCGGCTGGTGGAGACCGCGTCCGACGTGCTTGCCGATCTGCCCTGCGCACCGGGCGAGGGACTCGGCCTGCTGCCAGGATTTTCCTGCCCGGACAGGTTGCGCGAACCCCCGCCCGAACCCGTTGCCACGCCCCCCGGCGACTCCGCCGAGGTCGCCCTTGCCAGGGCGCAACTGGCTGATCTGCTGGGCCCTTCGCCGACATCGGTTGACGAGCTGATCCGCCGCTCCCACTTTTCGCCGGCTGCCGTGCTCGGGGCCCTGCTGGAACTGGAAGTCGCCGGCCGGTTGCAGACCTTCCCGGGGAACATGGTTGCATTGCTCGCCGAACCCGGTCATTAG